The Candidatus Zixiibacteriota bacterium genome includes a window with the following:
- a CDS encoding response regulator, giving the protein MPSILVVDDKDSMRTMLSQALSDEGYQVDAVEGGKKALDLARLKSYDLAITDLKMPEMDGLSVLSGLKEIDSDMTVIIMT; this is encoded by the coding sequence ATGCCCAGTATCCTTGTAGTTGATGATAAAGATTCGATGCGGACGATGCTATCGCAGGCGCTCAGTGATGAGGGGTATCAGGTGGATGCCGTCGAAGGCGGCAAGAAAGCGCTTGACCTGGCGCGTCTGAAAAGTTACGACCTGGCAATCACCGATTTGAAGATGCCGGAGATGGATGGTCTTTCGGTCTTAAGCGGTCTCAAAGAAATAGACAGCGATATGACCGTCATTATCATGACC